A DNA window from Akkermansiaceae bacterium contains the following coding sequences:
- a CDS encoding alkaline phosphatase D family protein — translation MNPHPHFNPNSISRRAYLAGSASFLIAMGTSRIFGEQGTGTRLPVFSGYPFTLGVASGDPDAEGFVLWTRLAPNPLQGGGMPAEPVKVQWRVCEDEAMTKVVAKGEAVAIPHLAHSVHVEVAGLKPDRWYWYDFKAGGDISPQGRTRTLERADRPAAETSPLKIAYASCQHFEAGLYTAYDHMLAESPDLVLHLGDYIYEGPGKSGKIREHVGPEIKTLEQYRNRHAQYKTDLSLQKMHAAAPWAVTWDDHEFDNNYAADIPEEKGPASYEDFLNRRAAAYQAYYEHMPLRQSSMPDGPGMKLYRSIRHGKLVDFHVLDTRQYRTDQPNGDGSKAPTAEMLNPDGTMLGSIQREWLLSELTTSRPTWNVLAQQVMMARVDREPGPEEKFGMDLWSGYEFERRALLKAFHDLKITNPIVLTGDIHTHWANDLNLQPEDNNGAVVGAEFVCTSISSNGDGEDATKAFESLKSENPWVNYYSRQRGYVSCTIDANQWRTDFRTVEYITRPGAPLHTPASFVVENNRPGMQQV, via the coding sequence GTGAATCCCCATCCGCACTTCAACCCAAATTCCATTTCCCGCCGCGCGTATCTCGCCGGTTCCGCCTCCTTCCTCATCGCCATGGGCACCAGCCGCATCTTTGGCGAGCAGGGCACCGGCACGCGCCTGCCCGTTTTTTCCGGCTATCCGTTCACGCTGGGCGTGGCCTCCGGGGATCCGGATGCGGAGGGCTTCGTCCTGTGGACACGCCTCGCTCCCAACCCTCTTCAGGGTGGCGGCATGCCCGCGGAGCCGGTGAAGGTCCAGTGGCGCGTCTGTGAGGATGAGGCGATGACGAAGGTGGTGGCGAAGGGCGAGGCCGTGGCCATCCCCCACCTCGCCCACTCCGTCCACGTGGAGGTGGCCGGACTGAAGCCGGACCGGTGGTATTGGTATGATTTCAAGGCGGGCGGTGACATCAGCCCGCAGGGCCGCACCCGCACGCTGGAGCGGGCGGACCGCCCGGCGGCGGAAACATCCCCTCTCAAGATCGCCTACGCATCCTGCCAGCACTTCGAGGCAGGCCTCTACACCGCCTATGATCACATGCTGGCGGAGTCCCCGGACCTGGTCCTGCATCTGGGCGACTACATTTACGAAGGCCCGGGCAAGAGCGGAAAAATCCGCGAGCACGTGGGGCCTGAGATCAAGACGCTGGAGCAATACCGCAACCGCCACGCCCAGTACAAGACGGACCTCTCCCTCCAGAAGATGCACGCCGCCGCGCCATGGGCCGTCACCTGGGACGACCATGAGTTCGACAACAACTACGCCGCCGACATCCCGGAGGAAAAAGGCCCCGCTTCCTACGAGGACTTCCTCAACCGCCGCGCCGCCGCCTACCAAGCCTACTATGAGCACATGCCGCTGCGCCAGAGTTCGATGCCGGATGGCCCGGGCATGAAACTCTACCGCAGCATCCGCCATGGAAAGCTGGTGGATTTCCACGTGCTAGACACCCGCCAGTACCGCACCGACCAACCGAACGGCGATGGCTCGAAGGCACCCACCGCGGAGATGCTCAATCCGGACGGGACCATGCTCGGTTCCATCCAGCGCGAATGGCTGCTCTCCGAACTCACCACCTCACGCCCCACCTGGAACGTGCTGGCACAGCAGGTCATGATGGCCCGCGTGGACCGCGAACCGGGACCGGAGGAAAAATTCGGCATGGACCTGTGGTCCGGCTACGAGTTCGAACGCCGCGCCCTGCTGAAGGCGTTCCATGATCTGAAGATCACCAACCCCATCGTCCTCACCGGGGACATCCACACCCACTGGGCGAACGACCTCAATCTCCAACCGGAGGACAACAACGGCGCCGTGGTGGGCGCCGAGTTCGTCTGCACCTCCATCAGCTCCAACGGCGATGGCGAGGACGCCACCAAGGCTTTCGAGTCGCTGAAATCCGAAAACCCGTGGGTGAACTACTACAGCAGGCAGCGCGGCTACGTGAGTTGTACCATCGATGCCAACCAGTGGCGCACGGACTTCCGCACGGTGGAGTACATCACCCGCCCCGGCGCTCCGCTCCACACCCCGGCTTCCTTTGTGGTCGAGAACAACCGCCCGGGCATGCAGCAGGTCTGA
- a CDS encoding alkaline phosphatase, translated as MNRSEFSRRDWLKTAALAGGFASFAAPRSSAQAPGEAGKKVRGVIFMVSDGMSPGVLTLGEAWSRLTRNSGTRWWELMNDRKAARGLMDTASASSLVTDSAAASTSWGGGERVNNGSINVRPDGRPLVPLAHALGKKGVRIGLVSTATITHATPAGFAAVCSERGREEEIATQYLKTVDVLLGGGSGYFSKDDRPDKRDLSGEFAAAGYDVVGDRDAMLAAKSSKLLGTFSRGHIPFSIDRNASDELKRTVPTLTEMAQAALGRFLEGDKPFLLQIEGARIDHAAHRNDIGALLQEQIAFDDALAHVLTATAGRDDILVIVTSDHGNANPGLNGTGSGYRRTDGLFKSITKQKASYEVLFTEWTKLARPDDKEAMKGLVSDRLGFDAKDKEITALLEIFAKKLVIEWNEQLAKPEGLLGQFQGNHTGIGWTGTSHTSDPTLVSAFGPQCDRFTGMVRNSDVYGHIIEMLG; from the coding sequence ATGAACCGTTCGGAATTCTCCCGCAGGGATTGGCTGAAAACCGCCGCGCTCGCCGGTGGCTTCGCCTCCTTCGCCGCGCCCCGTTCCTCCGCCCAGGCTCCCGGGGAGGCGGGAAAGAAAGTCCGCGGCGTGATTTTCATGGTGTCCGATGGCATGAGTCCCGGCGTGCTGACGTTGGGGGAAGCATGGTCCAGGCTCACGCGGAACTCCGGCACCCGCTGGTGGGAGCTGATGAACGACCGCAAGGCCGCCCGCGGCCTGATGGACACCGCCTCCGCCAGTTCCCTGGTGACGGACTCCGCCGCGGCCTCCACCTCATGGGGTGGAGGGGAGCGGGTGAACAACGGCTCCATCAACGTCCGCCCGGACGGCCGCCCGCTGGTCCCGCTGGCCCACGCCTTGGGGAAAAAGGGCGTCCGCATCGGCCTGGTCAGCACCGCCACCATCACCCACGCCACCCCGGCGGGCTTCGCCGCCGTGTGCTCCGAGCGCGGGCGGGAGGAAGAAATCGCCACCCAGTATCTGAAGACCGTGGATGTCCTGCTGGGCGGAGGATCAGGCTACTTCTCGAAAGATGACCGTCCGGACAAGCGCGACCTCTCCGGTGAGTTCGCCGCCGCGGGCTACGATGTCGTGGGCGACCGCGACGCCATGCTGGCCGCGAAGTCCTCCAAGCTGCTCGGCACCTTTTCCCGCGGCCACATCCCCTTCTCCATCGACCGCAACGCGTCCGATGAACTGAAACGCACCGTCCCCACCCTGACGGAGATGGCGCAGGCCGCTCTCGGCCGCTTCCTCGAAGGGGACAAGCCGTTCCTCCTGCAGATCGAGGGCGCACGGATCGACCACGCCGCGCACCGCAATGACATCGGCGCGCTGCTGCAGGAACAGATCGCCTTTGATGACGCACTCGCCCATGTCCTCACCGCCACGGCGGGCCGGGATGACATCCTCGTCATCGTCACCAGTGACCACGGCAACGCCAACCCGGGCCTCAACGGCACCGGAAGCGGCTACCGGAGGACGGACGGGCTTTTCAAGAGCATCACGAAACAGAAAGCCTCCTACGAAGTCCTTTTCACCGAGTGGACGAAACTCGCCCGCCCGGACGACAAGGAAGCGATGAAGGGGCTGGTGTCGGACCGCCTGGGATTCGACGCGAAGGACAAGGAGATCACCGCCCTGCTGGAGATCTTCGCCAAGAAGCTGGTCATCGAGTGGAACGAACAACTCGCCAAGCCGGAAGGCCTTCTCGGCCAGTTCCAGGGAAACCACACCGGCATCGGCTGGACCGGCACTTCCCACACCTCCGACCCCACGCTCGTCTCCGCCTTCGGCCCGCAGTGCGACCGCTTCACCGGCATGGTCCGGAACAGCGATGTCTATGGGCACATCATCGAGATGCTGGGCTGA
- a CDS encoding DNA gyrase/topoisomerase IV subunit A, which yields MTHDPDQHSSLKGMYSDYFLDYASYVILERAVPHLNDGLKPVQRRILHSMDELDDGRYNKVANVVGNTMKYHPHGDQSIGDAMVGLGQKELLIDTQGNWGNTLTGDGAAAPRYIEARLTKFALDVVFNPKTTEWLPSYDGRNKEPVTLPIKFPLLLAQGVEGIAVGLACKVLPHNFNELIEASIAVLRDQPFTLVPDFPTGGIMDASQYNDGLRGGKVRVRARIATDKKGLLRITEIPFGTTTGNLMDSIVAAADKGKIKISKIEDNTAAHADILVHLPAGADAENTRDALYAFTDCELSISPNSCVIADGKPQFMPVSEILRRVTLQTKDLLRQELEIKLGELGDKWHFSSLEKIFIENRIYRDIEEEETWEGVITAIDKGLTPFKPLLKREVTQDDIVRLTEIRIKRISKFDSFKADEEIKALEKAIEETEKNLRNLTRYTIRWYEELMRKYGKDRERRTEISSFDRVDRTQVVAATETLYLDAKNGFAGYGLKKDGEPLEKCSTLDDLITFTGDGKMRVLKVAEKVFVGQKPLRVAVLRKDEDLIYSMIYRDGRDGPILAKRFRMGGITRDKEYDLTKGTPGTRILYFAVHKTEEESAAQMLLVHLKPVLRMRNLIRPLPFSEFGIKSRSSAGNLVTKHAIEKIVRAPKDYDPTLGA from the coding sequence ATGACCCACGACCCGGACCAGCATTCCTCCCTCAAGGGGATGTATTCCGACTATTTCCTCGACTACGCCAGCTACGTCATCCTCGAGCGGGCGGTGCCGCACCTCAACGACGGCCTCAAGCCCGTCCAGCGCCGCATCCTGCACTCCATGGACGAGCTGGACGACGGTCGTTACAACAAGGTGGCGAACGTCGTGGGCAACACGATGAAATACCACCCGCACGGCGACCAGTCCATCGGTGACGCCATGGTAGGCCTGGGCCAGAAGGAACTCCTCATCGACACCCAGGGAAACTGGGGCAACACGCTGACCGGTGACGGTGCGGCCGCCCCGCGTTACATCGAGGCCCGGCTGACGAAATTCGCGCTCGATGTCGTTTTCAACCCGAAGACGACCGAATGGCTGCCCAGCTACGACGGCCGGAACAAGGAGCCGGTCACCCTGCCGATCAAGTTCCCGCTGCTGCTCGCGCAGGGGGTGGAGGGCATCGCCGTGGGTCTTGCCTGCAAGGTGCTGCCGCACAATTTCAACGAACTCATCGAGGCGTCCATCGCCGTCCTGCGCGACCAGCCGTTCACGCTGGTGCCGGATTTCCCCACCGGGGGCATCATGGATGCCAGCCAGTATAATGACGGCCTGCGGGGCGGGAAGGTGCGCGTGCGCGCCCGTATCGCCACGGATAAAAAGGGCCTGCTGCGCATCACGGAGATCCCCTTCGGCACCACCACGGGGAATCTCATGGACTCCATCGTCGCGGCGGCGGACAAGGGGAAGATCAAGATTTCCAAAATCGAGGATAACACCGCGGCCCACGCGGACATCCTCGTCCACCTGCCAGCGGGAGCGGATGCGGAAAACACGCGCGACGCGCTTTACGCTTTCACGGATTGCGAACTCAGCATCTCGCCGAATTCCTGCGTCATCGCGGACGGCAAGCCGCAGTTCATGCCCGTCTCGGAGATCCTCCGGCGTGTCACCCTCCAGACGAAGGACCTGCTGCGGCAGGAACTGGAAATCAAGTTGGGTGAACTGGGGGACAAGTGGCACTTCAGCTCCCTGGAGAAGATTTTCATCGAGAACCGCATCTACCGGGACATCGAGGAGGAGGAGACCTGGGAGGGCGTCATCACCGCCATCGACAAGGGACTCACCCCGTTCAAGCCACTCCTGAAGCGGGAGGTCACCCAGGACGACATCGTCCGTCTCACGGAGATCCGCATCAAGCGCATCTCGAAGTTCGACTCGTTCAAGGCGGATGAGGAGATCAAGGCGCTGGAAAAGGCCATCGAGGAGACGGAGAAGAACCTCCGCAACCTCACCCGTTACACCATCCGCTGGTATGAGGAACTGATGCGGAAATACGGCAAGGACCGCGAGCGCCGGACGGAGATCTCCTCGTTCGACCGCGTGGACCGCACACAGGTCGTCGCCGCGACGGAGACGCTCTACCTCGACGCGAAGAACGGCTTCGCCGGCTACGGCCTGAAGAAGGACGGCGAGCCGCTGGAGAAATGCTCCACGCTGGATGACCTCATCACCTTCACCGGGGATGGCAAGATGCGCGTGTTGAAGGTGGCGGAGAAAGTCTTCGTCGGCCAGAAGCCGCTGCGCGTGGCGGTCCTGAGGAAAGATGAGGATCTCATCTATTCCATGATCTACCGGGACGGGCGTGATGGCCCCATCCTCGCCAAGCGTTTCCGCATGGGCGGCATCACCCGCGACAAGGAGTATGACCTCACCAAGGGCACGCCCGGCACCCGCATCCTCTACTTCGCCGTCCATAAGACGGAGGAGGAAAGCGCGGCGCAGATGCTGCTGGTCCACCTGAAACCGGTGCTGCGCATGCGGAATCTCATCCGCCCGCTGCCGTTCTCCGAGTTCGGCATCAAGAGCCGTTCCAGTGCGGGGAATCTGGTTACCAAGCACGCGATCGAGAAGATCGTCCGCGCACCGAAGGACTACGATCCGACACTGGGCGCGTAA
- a CDS encoding HAD-IC family P-type ATPase, giving the protein MARPGSDTARWHHLTAGEAIGRLGTDPSTGLDPAQVLSARTRHGPNTVTARKGVPAWRKFLLQFHQPLIYILLAAVVVTAALGEWVDCTVILLVVLANSVIGYFQEEKAGKAIEALGKMILTEATARRAGSGRIRIPSADIVPGDIILLQPGDLVPADMRLIHAKELHIAEAALSGESLPAHKRTEPLPESTALADRRNIAYAGTLVTSGHGEGIVFGTGDGTETGRIARLISEATEISTPLTRKIASFSRLLLWVILAVAVFAFCVGVLRGESPGTMFMVAVALAVGAIPEGLPAAVTIVLAIGVSRMARRRAIIRKLPAVETLGGTTVICSDKTGTLTENQMTVQQVFAGGRCFHISGGGYEPTGGISLDGTSVDPADQPALLECLRAGLLCNDTRISPREDGSHAINGDPTEAALLVSAAKSGLHHADSHARSPRIDMIPFGSDHMFRATLHHHADSRMIYKVGAVERLLDRCADSLGGDGNPAPLDKEAVRAAVESMASQGLRVLAFARRPADDITGDLTHEHVSSGLTFLGLQGMIDPPRQEAIQSVALCRKAGIRVKMITGDHATTARAIAIRIGLASRAENTKVLTGSELEAIPDDGLPAIAAKTAVFARVAPEQKLRLVKALQSTGHIVAMTGDGVNDAPALRQADIGIAMGITGTDVAKEAADMILTDDNFSSIQTAVEEGRGVFDNLLKFIIWTLPTNLGETCIILLAVLSGTTLPLLPMQLLWINLGTSVLLGLTLVFEPREPGLMDRPPRLPSRPLLTFPLLMRTGLVSLLMIAGTFWVFSHEHSVGTLDSARTAAVNAIIMVEVAYLFSCRSLNHPLPAIGLWTNRLAIAGAVAMVAVQLCATGIPFIARLLHFQTPGVETWMRTLLVSAAVFMAVEFEKWLRFGRHRGLQAPPE; this is encoded by the coding sequence ATGGCGCGACCGGGAAGCGACACCGCCAGATGGCACCACCTCACGGCCGGAGAGGCCATCGGCAGGCTGGGGACGGATCCCTCCACGGGGCTGGATCCCGCGCAGGTCCTCTCCGCGCGCACACGCCACGGCCCCAACACCGTGACCGCCCGCAAGGGAGTGCCCGCATGGCGGAAGTTCCTCCTCCAGTTCCACCAGCCCCTCATCTACATCCTCCTCGCGGCGGTGGTGGTCACCGCCGCCCTCGGGGAGTGGGTGGACTGCACGGTCATCCTGCTGGTGGTGCTGGCCAACTCCGTCATCGGCTACTTCCAGGAGGAAAAGGCGGGAAAGGCGATCGAGGCGCTGGGAAAGATGATCCTCACGGAGGCGACCGCCAGGAGGGCCGGCAGCGGCAGGATCCGCATCCCCTCCGCTGACATCGTCCCCGGGGACATCATCCTCCTCCAGCCGGGGGACCTGGTGCCGGCGGACATGAGGCTCATCCACGCGAAGGAACTCCACATCGCGGAAGCCGCGCTCTCCGGGGAGTCCCTGCCCGCCCACAAGCGGACGGAACCGCTTCCGGAATCCACCGCGCTGGCGGATCGCAGGAACATCGCCTACGCGGGAACGCTCGTCACCAGCGGCCACGGGGAGGGCATCGTCTTCGGCACCGGGGACGGCACGGAGACGGGCCGCATCGCCCGCCTCATCTCGGAAGCAACGGAGATCTCCACCCCGCTCACCCGGAAGATCGCCTCCTTCAGCCGCCTCCTCCTGTGGGTGATCCTGGCCGTCGCCGTGTTCGCGTTCTGTGTCGGCGTTCTCCGGGGTGAATCCCCCGGCACCATGTTCATGGTCGCCGTGGCCCTCGCGGTGGGAGCCATTCCGGAAGGCCTGCCCGCCGCCGTGACCATCGTCCTCGCCATCGGCGTCAGCCGCATGGCCAGACGGCGCGCCATCATCCGCAAGCTGCCCGCCGTTGAAACGCTCGGCGGCACCACGGTCATCTGCTCTGACAAGACCGGCACGCTCACCGAGAACCAGATGACGGTGCAGCAGGTTTTCGCCGGGGGCCGTTGTTTCCACATCTCCGGCGGTGGATACGAACCCACCGGCGGGATCTCACTGGATGGAACCAGCGTGGATCCCGCCGACCAGCCCGCGCTTCTCGAGTGCCTGCGGGCCGGCCTGCTCTGCAATGACACCCGCATTTCTCCCCGGGAGGATGGCTCCCATGCCATCAATGGCGACCCCACGGAAGCGGCCCTCCTCGTTTCAGCGGCAAAGTCGGGACTCCACCACGCGGACAGCCATGCGCGCTCCCCGCGCATCGACATGATCCCCTTCGGCTCCGACCACATGTTCCGGGCCACCCTCCACCATCATGCGGACAGCCGGATGATCTACAAGGTGGGCGCCGTGGAACGGTTGCTCGACCGCTGCGCGGACTCCCTCGGCGGAGATGGAAACCCCGCCCCGCTCGACAAGGAAGCCGTCCGCGCCGCCGTCGAAAGCATGGCCTCCCAAGGCCTCCGCGTCCTCGCCTTCGCCCGCCGCCCCGCGGATGACATCACCGGGGACCTGACCCATGAGCATGTCAGTTCCGGACTCACCTTCCTCGGCCTCCAGGGCATGATCGACCCACCGCGGCAGGAAGCCATCCAGTCCGTCGCCCTCTGCCGCAAGGCGGGCATCCGGGTGAAAATGATCACCGGCGACCACGCGACGACGGCCAGGGCCATCGCCATCCGCATCGGCCTCGCCTCCAGGGCGGAAAACACGAAGGTGCTGACCGGCAGTGAGCTTGAGGCGATACCCGATGACGGGCTGCCCGCCATCGCCGCGAAAACGGCGGTCTTCGCCCGGGTCGCCCCGGAGCAGAAACTCCGTCTCGTGAAAGCCCTCCAGTCCACCGGCCACATCGTCGCCATGACGGGGGACGGCGTGAACGACGCCCCGGCGCTCAGGCAGGCGGACATCGGCATAGCCATGGGGATCACCGGCACGGATGTCGCCAAAGAAGCCGCCGACATGATCCTCACCGATGACAACTTCTCCTCCATCCAGACCGCGGTGGAAGAAGGGCGTGGTGTGTTCGACAACCTGCTGAAATTCATCATCTGGACCCTGCCGACGAACCTGGGGGAGACGTGCATCATCCTCCTCGCGGTCCTTTCCGGAACCACCCTGCCGCTGCTCCCCATGCAGCTCCTGTGGATCAACCTGGGGACATCCGTCCTCCTCGGCCTCACCCTCGTCTTCGAGCCGCGGGAGCCGGGCCTGATGGACCGGCCGCCACGGCTGCCGTCGCGCCCCCTGCTGACCTTCCCGCTGCTGATGCGGACCGGGCTGGTGTCCCTGCTCATGATCGCGGGCACCTTCTGGGTCTTCAGCCACGAACACTCCGTGGGCACCCTCGACAGCGCGCGCACCGCGGCCGTCAACGCCATCATCATGGTGGAGGTCGCCTATCTGTTCAGTTGCAGGTCGCTCAACCACCCGCTGCCGGCCATCGGCCTGTGGACCAACCGGCTGGCCATCGCCGGAGCCGTGGCCATGGTCGCCGTCCAGCTATGCGCCACGGGGATCCCCTTCATCGCCCGGCTCCTCCACTTCCAGACTCCGGGCGTGGAAACGTGGATGCGCACGCTGCTCGTCTCCGCGGCGGTCTTCATGGCCGTGGAGTTCGAGAAATGGCTGCGCTTCGGACGCCACCGGGGCCTCCAGGCCCCGCCGGAGTGA
- a CDS encoding universal stress protein: protein MKTNIICATDFSAESSRASEAAAAFCAKTGETLILLHVCEPSRAGDESLTSSLHVAAKHRLHSEATRLRQSGTLVEELVLDGSPSSTLLSFLEETQARLLIVASQEKRSAPARWFSGGLIERLVKNSRIPTLVLRDPSSLEEWLSGGRPLKTFVAVGPNAIADIPLQWVKELAGIGPCEITATYLHWVPDEAIRLGLQSHSFIENSHHLQKLLENELKQKTGEILGDLPVTIHIEPRWGRADLSLIGIAGQTEADLIVVGSRLRHGLSRVFDESVSVDLLHTSPFNLAVVPLLESSVPRPLPVYDHILVPTDFSDAANHAILHACAIASPGATIHLLHVRDRFGVSLPEGTRQLQDLIPESAGERGVKIETIIEDGSVPAETILQVAARRMADIICMGSAGGNALSKVLLGSVASQVAASSPRPVLLVPKPL from the coding sequence ATGAAAACGAACATCATCTGCGCCACCGACTTCTCCGCCGAATCCTCCCGTGCTTCGGAAGCCGCCGCCGCCTTTTGCGCGAAGACGGGTGAAACCCTCATCCTGCTCCATGTCTGCGAGCCGTCGCGCGCCGGGGATGAGTCCCTCACCTCCTCCCTCCATGTCGCCGCCAAGCACCGCCTCCATTCCGAAGCCACCCGGCTCAGGCAATCCGGGACGCTGGTGGAGGAACTCGTTCTCGACGGTTCCCCTTCCTCGACCCTCCTTTCCTTTCTGGAGGAAACCCAGGCCCGCCTCCTCATCGTCGCGTCCCAGGAAAAGCGCAGCGCTCCGGCACGGTGGTTTTCCGGAGGCCTGATCGAACGCCTGGTGAAAAACTCCCGCATCCCCACCTTGGTCCTGCGCGATCCATCCTCCTTGGAAGAATGGCTCTCCGGTGGCCGCCCTTTGAAGACCTTCGTCGCCGTGGGGCCGAACGCCATCGCGGACATCCCCCTGCAATGGGTGAAGGAATTGGCCGGGATCGGCCCCTGCGAGATCACCGCCACCTATCTCCACTGGGTGCCGGACGAAGCGATCCGGCTGGGATTGCAAAGCCATTCCTTCATCGAGAATTCCCATCATCTCCAGAAGCTGCTGGAAAACGAACTGAAGCAGAAAACCGGCGAGATCCTGGGAGATCTTCCCGTCACCATCCATATCGAACCCCGCTGGGGCCGCGCGGACCTCTCCCTCATCGGCATCGCCGGCCAGACGGAGGCGGACCTCATCGTGGTCGGTTCCCGTCTCCGCCATGGACTCTCCCGCGTGTTCGACGAATCCGTTTCCGTGGATCTCCTCCACACCTCCCCCTTCAACCTGGCGGTGGTCCCGCTGCTGGAATCCTCCGTGCCGCGCCCGCTCCCGGTCTATGACCACATCCTCGTCCCCACGGATTTCTCGGACGCGGCGAACCATGCCATCCTGCATGCCTGCGCCATCGCATCACCCGGGGCCACCATCCACCTGCTCCATGTCAGGGACAGGTTCGGAGTTTCCCTCCCGGAGGGGACGCGGCAACTCCAGGATCTGATCCCGGAGTCCGCGGGTGAGCGGGGGGTGAAAATAGAAACCATCATCGAGGATGGGAGCGTCCCCGCGGAAACCATCCTCCAGGTCGCCGCGCGGCGGATGGCGGATATCATCTGCATGGGCAGCGCCGGAGGGAACGCGCTGTCGAAGGTGCTCCTCGGCTCCGTGGCCTCCCAAGTCGCGGCATCTTCCCCCCGTCCCGTCCTCCTGGTGCCAAAACCCCTGTGA
- a CDS encoding LysR family transcriptional regulator, producing MEKAQAMDLRQLEYFTAIIREGSLTAAAKACQVAQPSLSQQLKALEDELGEPLVHRRPRGVEPTSAGLVLLEHAGRLLDEARKLRERFEKRRETQEGKLAFGIIPTIAPYLLPKLLKPFREVYPKIDLQIQEARTSELIQQIVDGTIEFAVLSDVAPQVLKKWSLHAKELFREPLLLALPANHPLSRVKSAPRPDQLAAEELIHLKDGHCLTDRTLKVCRLKRLDARLECDQLGTALAMVASGMGFAVVPEFAARTRNDPSLVFRRFANPDPERTISLLKRRAQPLSKGGRELANLLQGIQTELR from the coding sequence ATGGAAAAAGCTCAGGCCATGGATCTGCGCCAGCTCGAGTATTTCACCGCCATCATCCGGGAAGGCTCACTCACCGCTGCGGCGAAGGCCTGCCAGGTCGCGCAGCCATCGCTGAGCCAGCAGCTCAAGGCACTGGAAGATGAGCTTGGCGAGCCGCTGGTGCACCGCAGGCCGCGCGGGGTGGAACCCACCAGCGCCGGGCTGGTCCTGCTGGAACATGCCGGACGGCTTCTCGATGAGGCGAGGAAACTGCGGGAGCGTTTCGAGAAACGCCGCGAAACCCAGGAGGGGAAACTCGCGTTCGGCATCATCCCCACCATCGCCCCCTACCTGTTGCCCAAGCTGCTCAAGCCGTTCCGTGAAGTGTATCCGAAGATCGACCTCCAGATCCAGGAAGCCCGCACCAGCGAACTGATCCAGCAGATCGTCGATGGCACGATCGAGTTCGCGGTGCTGAGTGATGTAGCGCCCCAGGTTCTCAAAAAATGGTCCCTCCATGCGAAAGAGCTTTTCAGGGAGCCCCTGCTGCTGGCCCTGCCCGCAAACCATCCGTTGTCCCGGGTGAAATCCGCCCCCCGTCCCGACCAACTGGCGGCGGAGGAACTCATCCACCTGAAGGACGGACACTGCCTCACTGACCGCACCCTGAAAGTCTGTAGGCTCAAGCGCCTGGATGCCCGGCTGGAATGCGACCAACTGGGGACGGCCCTGGCCATGGTCGCTTCCGGCATGGGTTTCGCAGTCGTTCCGGAATTCGCCGCACGCACGAGGAATGACCCCTCGCTGGTTTTCCGTCGCTTCGCGAATCCCGACCCGGAACGCACGATCAGCCTGCTGAAGCGGAGGGCGCAGCCTCTTTCAAAGGGCGGCAGGGAACTCGCCAATCTCCTCCAGGGGATCCAGACGGAGCTGCGCTAA
- a CDS encoding 1-phosphofructokinase family hexose kinase produces MADVVTITLNPAIDHTVHLERFEPGKVNRVDWHHRQAGGKGVNVAALLAAYGVPCIATGFLGEENPALFEELCRETGIGDGFIRIPGETRTGIKIIGDRSTGTTDINFPGLAPDAAGWDRLVRKVGELAAPGRWCVFGGSLPPGVEVAHFRELLEIARAAGAMVAVDASGRVLETAIDMGVDLIKPNEHELSEVMGVSPESLVADPARILRSLGESIGHIILSMGEKGALFRTADGTLHAKSPEVEVVSTVGAGDSLLAGYLAGLVTGLSPADRARLATVFAWSALEKVSRSLLPGDEIRSRMERVEVRDMMGSTVRLG; encoded by the coding sequence ATGGCAGACGTCGTCACCATCACGCTCAACCCCGCGATCGACCACACCGTCCATCTGGAGAGGTTCGAGCCGGGGAAGGTCAACCGGGTGGACTGGCATCACCGGCAGGCGGGAGGGAAAGGCGTGAACGTGGCGGCCTTGCTGGCCGCATATGGAGTTCCCTGCATCGCAACGGGATTTCTGGGGGAGGAGAATCCGGCCCTCTTCGAGGAGCTGTGCCGTGAGACCGGGATCGGGGATGGATTCATCCGCATTCCCGGAGAGACCCGGACCGGCATCAAGATCATCGGTGACAGGAGCACGGGCACGACTGACATCAACTTCCCCGGTCTGGCTCCGGATGCCGCTGGGTGGGACAGGTTGGTCCGGAAAGTGGGGGAGCTGGCGGCACCCGGGCGGTGGTGTGTGTTTGGTGGCAGCTTGCCCCCAGGAGTGGAGGTCGCTCATTTCCGTGAACTGCTGGAGATCGCCAGAGCGGCGGGAGCCATGGTGGCGGTGGATGCGAGCGGGCGGGTATTGGAAACGGCGATCGACATGGGAGTGGATCTGATCAAGCCCAACGAGCACGAACTGTCTGAGGTGATGGGGGTTTCCCCGGAGAGTCTGGTTGCGGATCCGGCTCGGATCCTCCGGTCGCTGGGAGAGAGCATCGGGCATATCATCCTTTCGATGGGGGAAAAGGGTGCGCTGTTCCGCACGGCGGACGGCACGCTCCATGCGAAGTCCCCGGAGGTGGAGGTCGTCAGCACCGTGGGGGCGGGGGATTCCCTGCTGGCTGGCTACCTCGCGGGGCTGGTGACCGGCCTGTCTCCTGCGGACCGTGCCCGGCTGGCGACGGTCTTCGCCTGGTCCGCGCTGGAGAAGGTTTCCAGATCCCTTCTTCCGGGGGATGAAATCCGGAGCCGCATGGAGCGGGTGGAGGTGCGGGACATGATGGGATCAACGGTCCGGTTGGGATGA